The following proteins come from a genomic window of Nitrososphaerales archaeon:
- a CDS encoding PAC2 family protein, with protein MLGIKIHIEPRLQSPNMVVALPDMGNVAGIGISYLIKKLDAKLFAEIYSYWPPYVSYKDGVINYNQSSYKFYYLEKENLLIFSGEFNPTDPRRLYEICYEVVHIAERMKVKRLYSMGAALRQASNAEPRVFGAVNNEHLVEYVRSFGVEPLQGEGQITGFNGLVLGIAKERGLDAVCILGEMDNPNIVQPKAAQNILKVLVNMLDIKPFSMSELDEEEKRKKFMEQQMSYLENVMERGEPPGIA; from the coding sequence ATGCTCGGAATAAAAATTCATATCGAACCAAGATTACAGTCGCCAAACATGGTTGTTGCCTTGCCTGACATGGGTAACGTTGCAGGTATAGGCATTAGCTACCTGATAAAGAAACTTGATGCAAAGCTCTTCGCTGAAATCTACTCTTACTGGCCTCCATATGTATCATACAAAGATGGAGTTATCAATTACAATCAATCTAGTTACAAATTCTATTATTTAGAGAAGGAGAACCTGTTGATATTTAGCGGGGAGTTCAATCCCACTGATCCAAGAAGATTGTACGAGATCTGTTACGAGGTGGTTCATATAGCAGAGCGAATGAAGGTCAAAAGACTATATTCTATGGGAGCTGCTCTAAGGCAGGCAAGCAATGCGGAGCCGAGAGTGTTTGGCGCTGTTAACAATGAACATTTGGTAGAGTATGTGAGGAGCTTTGGTGTTGAACCGCTTCAAGGAGAAGGTCAGATTACTGGGTTTAACGGGCTGGTATTGGGCATCGCAAAGGAACGCGGGCTAGATGCAGTTTGTATTTTGGGCGAAATGGATAACCCAAACATAGTTCAACCCAAGGCTGCCCAAAATATACTGAAGGTCCTTGTCAATATGTTGGACATCAAACCATTTAGCATGAGCGAGTTAGATGAAGAGGAGAAGAGGAAGAAGTTCATGGAACAGCAGATGTCCTACCTTGAAAATGTAA
- a CDS encoding stage II sporulation protein M, which translates to MSRRRRLAYVGIAAAVFVGIYSMGASVEMSDEDANQLKEEFEKQVKDIDAIGIFLNNFRIAAAMFIPVFGVFVGIISAYSTGMVFKALTQTTPQLAGIPPLAILATPFGFMEMFSYGVAMSQSTILINAIVRRRSLRPMMKPAVIELGIVAAVLLAGAFIEFYMIEAFKLQETIQTV; encoded by the coding sequence ATGAGCAGGAGAAGAAGGCTTGCATACGTCGGGATCGCTGCTGCCGTTTTTGTTGGCATATACTCCATGGGGGCCAGCGTGGAGATGAGCGACGAAGATGCGAATCAGTTGAAGGAAGAGTTTGAAAAACAAGTGAAGGACATTGATGCGATTGGCATATTCCTGAACAATTTCCGTATTGCAGCCGCGATGTTTATTCCTGTGTTTGGCGTTTTCGTTGGAATAATTTCTGCATATTCGACTGGAATGGTGTTCAAAGCACTAACACAGACAACACCCCAACTCGCAGGCATCCCTCCATTAGCTATACTAGCAACACCATTTGGTTTTATGGAGATGTTTTCATATGGAGTAGCAATGTCGCAGAGTACCATACTGATTAACGCTATAGTTAGAAGAAGGAGCCTTAGACCAATGATGAAACCAGCAGTGATTGAACTAGGAATAGTCGCAGCGGTTCTTCTTGCCGGCGCCTTTATAGAGTTCTATATGATAGAGGCATTCAAGCTCCAAGAAACGATTCAGACAGTATAG
- a CDS encoding orc1/cdc6 family replication initiation protein, whose protein sequence is MGEDILNDVFTKAVSGKPLIRNRNVLRSDYIPDRLLYRENEMKAVGEALSPLLKGTRASNLFLYGKPGTGKTAVATHVLKRLEEHASKLNVTVKLAYANTKSSREYTALVQLGSKIGLRLPPTGLASGDLFAKILTFINDRDINTVFVLDEIDELVKRHGDKILYEMTRANSRLKKGSLGIIGISNDLNFKEFLDPRVLSSLSEEEIVFPPYTVQELKGILMERARAGFHDGVVEEAAINLCAAMAGSEHGDARRAVDLLRVAGDVAEREGADYVDEKHVRIAEKKIEQDTASEALRSLAIHEKLIVYSVMVSQNGSTGDVFNRYVEFCRKVGLEPVTQRRVGMIVSSLDTLGLISAPVISHGRYGRTKKISLAVQPSVVKNVFKEDAVTAILVS, encoded by the coding sequence TTGGGCGAAGACATACTTAACGATGTTTTTACAAAAGCTGTCTCCGGTAAGCCTCTCATAAGAAACAGAAATGTGCTCCGGTCTGACTATATCCCAGACCGCCTGCTCTACAGGGAAAACGAAATGAAGGCTGTAGGCGAGGCCCTATCTCCACTTCTAAAAGGAACGAGGGCCTCTAATTTGTTCCTGTATGGGAAACCTGGTACAGGCAAGACAGCAGTTGCAACACATGTGCTAAAGCGCTTGGAGGAGCACGCATCCAAGTTAAACGTTACTGTCAAGCTGGCATATGCAAATACGAAAAGTAGTAGGGAGTATACGGCACTTGTTCAACTAGGTAGCAAGATTGGACTAAGGTTGCCCCCTACTGGTCTTGCATCTGGTGATCTGTTCGCAAAGATACTTACTTTCATAAATGACCGTGATATAAACACCGTATTCGTACTTGACGAAATAGACGAGTTGGTCAAGAGACATGGTGATAAGATATTGTATGAAATGACTAGGGCAAACTCTCGATTGAAGAAAGGCTCCCTAGGTATAATTGGAATTTCCAACGACTTGAACTTCAAGGAGTTTCTGGATCCTAGGGTTCTCAGCAGCCTTAGTGAAGAGGAGATAGTCTTTCCTCCTTACACAGTTCAGGAGTTAAAGGGGATTTTGATGGAAAGGGCAAGAGCCGGATTTCATGATGGTGTTGTAGAGGAAGCGGCTATCAACCTATGTGCTGCCATGGCAGGCTCAGAGCACGGCGATGCAAGAAGGGCTGTTGATCTGCTACGAGTGGCTGGTGATGTTGCAGAGCGTGAGGGTGCTGACTATGTTGACGAAAAACATGTGAGGATTGCAGAAAAGAAGATTGAACAGGATACGGCAAGCGAAGCATTACGTTCCTTAGCAATACATGAAAAGCTGATAGTGTACAGCGTAATGGTTTCGCAGAACGGATCCACTGGAGATGTGTTTAATAGATATGTTGAGTTTTGCAGGAAGGTTGGACTCGAGCCAGTTACCCAAAGGCGTGTTGGCATGATAGTAAGTTCTCTTGATACTTTGGGGCTCATCTCCGCCCCTGTCATAAGCCATGGAAGGTATGGAAGGACAAAGAAGATTTCACTTGCGGTGCAGCCATCTGTGGTGAAGAATGTATTCAAGGAAGATGCTGTTACAGCTATACTTGTAAGTTAA
- a CDS encoding geranylgeranylglyceryl/heptaprenylglyceryl phosphate synthase: MGPVERRICKQAKRNALCFVLIDSEVLSDAEAAAMARKAESSGASAILVGGSSATDQIELNQVVASIKKSVQVPVILFPGNVTGISPKADAILFSSLLNSEDPYFITQAQALGAAAVKKHAIEAIPMAYIIIGEGSSVWFVGRARGIPFDKPKLAVMYALAAQYLGMRSIYLEAGSGAPSSVKPEMVSAVRQNFEGLLIVGGGIRDVSTARNIAKAGADIIVIGTAYEKTGSDKLLKSMIKAISSVKR; encoded by the coding sequence ATGGGTCCTGTTGAGAGGCGGATCTGCAAGCAAGCCAAGCGCAATGCCTTATGCTTTGTACTAATAGACTCAGAAGTACTGTCAGATGCCGAAGCTGCAGCAATGGCAAGGAAAGCAGAAAGTTCAGGAGCCTCTGCGATACTTGTGGGCGGTTCCTCTGCTACAGATCAAATTGAGCTCAACCAAGTCGTTGCCTCGATAAAAAAATCTGTACAGGTGCCAGTCATACTCTTCCCAGGCAACGTGACAGGCATATCACCAAAAGCTGACGCCATACTCTTTAGCTCCCTCCTTAACTCTGAAGACCCATATTTTATAACCCAAGCACAGGCTCTTGGAGCCGCTGCAGTAAAGAAGCACGCGATAGAGGCTATACCAATGGCCTACATAATCATAGGCGAAGGTAGTTCCGTGTGGTTCGTTGGAAGGGCCAGAGGAATACCCTTCGACAAGCCAAAACTTGCGGTAATGTACGCACTGGCAGCTCAATACTTGGGAATGAGGTCCATTTACCTCGAGGCAGGATCCGGAGCCCCCTCTAGCGTGAAGCCGGAAATGGTTAGTGCTGTAAGGCAGAACTTTGAGGGTTTGTTGATAGTTGGAGGGGGTATAAGGGATGTAAGTACAGCTAGAAATATCGCCAAGGCTGGAGCTGACATCATAGTTATAGGAACCGCGTATGAAAAGACAGGCTCTGACAAGTTGCTCAAATCTATGATAAAGGCAATAAGCTCTGTAAAGCGGTAA
- the glyA gene encoding serine hydroxymethyltransferase, producing the protein MSKPESSYNHVIKLMKEHHDWFKRSIPLIASENVASPAVREAMASDFGNRYAEGWPGERVYAGCVYIDQVELICIDLAKKLFEAEFVDVRPVSGVVANLVVYATFTEPNDIMLALAIPSGGHISHGKKENAGTAGFVRGLSIETFVFDKEEMNIDVDASKRKIDELVKDGRKPKIAMFGGSLFLFPHPVKELADYLKSQGIFVCYDSAHVAGLIAGKQFQDPLREGAEVVTMSTHKTLFGPQGGMVLAFERHAEAIKKSTFPGNTSNHHLHHVAGKAIALAEMLRFGREYAIQVVKNAKAFAQSLHDMGFDVLAEKKGFTQSHQIAVDVSKYGDGGTIEQQLEKAGVICNRQLLPGDIKVGRHYMHPGGIRLGTSEVTRLGMRESDMRQIAMFIKRVVIAKEEPSKVSYDVAEYRANFQKVHYAFDNTVGAYDYIDIVRK; encoded by the coding sequence ATGAGCAAGCCAGAGAGTTCTTACAACCATGTGATTAAACTTATGAAGGAGCATCATGATTGGTTCAAGCGCTCCATACCACTTATCGCCAGTGAAAATGTAGCTAGTCCAGCTGTTAGGGAAGCCATGGCAAGCGATTTTGGCAACAGATATGCAGAGGGATGGCCTGGTGAAAGGGTGTATGCTGGTTGTGTATACATAGATCAGGTTGAATTGATATGCATCGATCTTGCTAAGAAGTTGTTTGAAGCAGAGTTTGTAGATGTAAGACCGGTATCAGGTGTGGTGGCAAACCTTGTGGTATACGCTACGTTTACAGAACCAAATGACATAATGCTGGCACTTGCAATCCCAAGCGGAGGACATATCTCACACGGTAAGAAGGAGAATGCGGGGACAGCTGGTTTTGTGAGAGGTTTGTCAATAGAGACCTTTGTATTTGACAAGGAAGAGATGAACATTGATGTTGACGCCAGTAAGAGGAAGATCGATGAATTAGTCAAGGACGGGAGAAAGCCTAAGATAGCGATGTTTGGCGGGAGTCTATTTCTCTTTCCGCACCCCGTAAAGGAACTTGCTGATTATCTTAAAAGCCAAGGGATATTCGTATGTTATGATTCTGCACATGTTGCAGGCTTGATAGCTGGGAAACAGTTCCAAGATCCGCTTAGGGAAGGCGCTGAAGTTGTGACCATGAGCACGCATAAGACATTGTTTGGTCCACAAGGAGGGATGGTTCTTGCTTTTGAAAGGCATGCTGAAGCAATAAAGAAGTCTACCTTTCCCGGTAATACGAGTAATCATCATCTGCATCACGTAGCTGGTAAGGCAATTGCACTTGCAGAGATGTTAAGGTTTGGAAGGGAATATGCTATCCAAGTGGTAAAAAATGCAAAGGCATTTGCGCAGTCACTTCACGATATGGGTTTCGATGTGCTTGCGGAGAAGAAGGGTTTTACCCAGTCACACCAGATTGCCGTAGACGTGAGTAAGTATGGTGACGGAGGGACGATAGAACAACAACTGGAGAAGGCTGGTGTTATTTGCAACAGGCAGCTGCTGCCCGGCGACATAAAGGTAGGGAGGCACTACATGCATCCCGGCGGTATAAGGCTCGGTACTTCAGAGGTAACGCGCTTAGGAATGAGGGAGAGTGATATGAGGCAGATAGCCATGTTCATTAAACGTGTTGTTATAGCAAAGGAGGAGCCTAGCAAGGTAAGCTATGATGTTGCTGAGTATCGTGCTAATTTCCAGAAGGTGCATTATGCATTCGACAACACTGTCGGCGCCTACGACTATATTGACATTGTAAGAAAGTAA
- the thsB gene encoding thermosome subunit beta, which translates to MATVQQATTSSGMPVLILKEGSSESRGREAQRNNITAAKLIAELVKSSLGPRGMDKMLVDTLGDVTITNDGATILKEIDVQHPAAKMMVEVAKSVDNEVGDGTTSAVVLAGALIEKAEELISQDVHPTIIVDGYRKGSTKAMEIMDKIAEKINPKDKSWLLKIANTSMQTKLVSKEARDLADAVTSAVLQIAEQVDGTYKVDIDDAKVEKKAGGSIRDTALVRGIVLDKEVVHGGMPKRIEKAKLALLNAPLEIEKTEFDAKISISSPDQMKMFLDEENRMLKAMVDKIVETGANVVICQKGIDDIAQHYLAKAGVLAVRRVKESDMNKLAKATGGRVVTNLEDLTSEDMGAAGLVEERKVETDKWVFIEGCKDPKAITILIRGGSQRVVDEAERSIHDALMVVKDVMEKPAIVAGGGSPEAYAASQLKEWANKLSGREQLAVQKFAEALETIPLTLAENAGMDPIDTMTELRSKQSKGEKWTGIDVRNGKIANMHRSDIVEPLAVKEQIIKSATEAASMILRIDHVIASSGKAPPGPPGEGMGGMDEM; encoded by the coding sequence ATGGCAACTGTTCAACAAGCTACAACAAGCAGTGGAATGCCCGTGCTTATACTTAAGGAAGGTTCCAGTGAGAGCAGGGGAAGGGAAGCACAGAGGAACAACATTACTGCAGCTAAGCTTATAGCTGAACTGGTCAAGTCGTCACTTGGCCCCAGGGGTATGGATAAGATGCTTGTGGATACTTTGGGTGATGTTACCATTACAAACGACGGTGCAACAATACTGAAGGAAATTGACGTGCAGCACCCTGCAGCAAAGATGATGGTTGAAGTTGCCAAGTCAGTAGATAATGAAGTGGGAGATGGCACGACTTCGGCCGTTGTACTTGCTGGTGCCCTCATAGAAAAGGCTGAAGAACTTATCAGCCAAGACGTCCATCCGACAATAATTGTTGATGGTTACAGGAAAGGTTCCACAAAGGCTATGGAAATTATGGACAAGATCGCTGAAAAGATAAACCCAAAGGACAAATCTTGGCTATTGAAGATAGCTAACACGTCAATGCAGACAAAACTCGTATCCAAGGAGGCTCGGGACTTGGCAGATGCGGTTACATCTGCTGTGTTACAGATTGCTGAGCAGGTAGATGGCACTTACAAGGTCGACATTGATGATGCAAAGGTCGAGAAAAAGGCAGGAGGCTCTATACGCGATACTGCGTTGGTAAGGGGTATCGTTCTTGACAAGGAGGTTGTCCACGGCGGCATGCCAAAGCGTATAGAAAAGGCAAAACTTGCGTTGCTTAACGCACCACTTGAAATAGAGAAGACAGAATTTGATGCAAAGATAAGCATCTCAAGCCCCGATCAGATGAAGATGTTTCTGGATGAAGAGAATAGGATGTTAAAAGCAATGGTTGACAAAATTGTAGAAACTGGAGCCAACGTTGTGATATGCCAGAAGGGTATTGATGACATTGCACAGCACTACTTGGCCAAGGCAGGGGTACTTGCCGTAAGGAGAGTAAAGGAAAGTGACATGAACAAGCTGGCAAAGGCTACTGGAGGCAGGGTTGTAACCAACTTGGAAGACTTGACATCGGAAGACATGGGAGCGGCAGGTCTGGTAGAAGAGCGAAAGGTGGAGACTGACAAGTGGGTGTTCATAGAGGGATGCAAGGATCCAAAAGCCATCACCATACTGATTAGAGGTGGCTCACAGAGGGTTGTTGACGAAGCCGAGCGATCAATACACGATGCGTTGATGGTAGTGAAGGACGTTATGGAGAAACCAGCCATAGTTGCGGGTGGAGGGTCACCAGAAGCGTATGCTGCTTCACAGCTAAAAGAATGGGCAAACAAGTTATCTGGCAGGGAGCAATTGGCAGTTCAGAAGTTTGCTGAGGCGCTTGAAACTATACCATTAACCCTTGCGGAGAACGCTGGTATGGATCCGATTGATACAATGACGGAACTGAGATCAAAACAGAGCAAGGGAGAAAAGTGGACTGGCATAGACGTAAGGAACGGAAAGATCGCGAACATGCATAGGAGCGATATTGTAGAGCCACTGGCGGTAAAGGAGCAGATAATCAAATCAGCCACAGAGGCTGCAAGCATGATACTTCGCATAGACCATGTTATAGCATCATCGGGCAAAGCACCACCGGGTCCACCCGGAGAGGGCATGGGCGGAATGGACGAGATGTAA
- a CDS encoding radical SAM protein, with amino-acid sequence MPAEKVNKHIYEKVFCPSVEYNKETGEAYVAPLGLRRVEAGLRYGFDGKDIFLAHPDHIERAIGEDTQIVGLNVMDPLGVGPVPSATTQGTQTPINRITFRELCQRVKRLKKKFGFKVVLGGSGAWQFSFEKKDRDDYGIDHVVMGEVDDKIVDIYEDILAGGAPDILYTMTNRIKMIPYIEGPTTNGCIEAMRGCGRGCDFCDPNLRMKRDFPIERLKKEAMINLNYGTTSVWLLSDEILLYGCDNSEMRPNKDAVVELFREMKSLPKVDYVGAVHLTFSSAVAEPDCVREMSRINNFGPNRWNGVQIGLETASANVIRRHMPLKVKPFSPDEWPWVIREGMRLLNENYYFVANTIVVGLPGEKDEDVKETIELIKSLDGMACVVAPLLYTDYHNPVNTISAKKMSKLQWELYYRCWYLNAKTVSRWIWYGTSHFNPVIRMVATVFTKLGVWYVLRRIRDDAKNDAKVYID; translated from the coding sequence ATGCCAGCCGAGAAGGTGAATAAGCACATATACGAGAAGGTCTTCTGCCCCAGTGTTGAGTACAACAAGGAGACAGGAGAGGCCTACGTTGCGCCACTCGGTCTACGCAGGGTAGAAGCCGGTCTCAGATATGGTTTTGATGGTAAAGACATTTTTTTGGCTCATCCAGATCACATTGAAAGGGCGATAGGAGAAGACACACAAATAGTTGGGTTGAACGTTATGGATCCGCTTGGTGTTGGCCCAGTTCCGTCGGCAACTACGCAAGGAACACAAACCCCTATCAACAGAATAACCTTCAGAGAGCTATGTCAGAGAGTAAAGAGGTTGAAGAAAAAGTTTGGGTTCAAAGTTGTTCTTGGTGGCAGCGGTGCATGGCAGTTTTCCTTTGAGAAGAAGGACAGGGACGACTATGGCATAGACCATGTGGTGATGGGTGAAGTTGATGATAAGATAGTGGATATCTACGAAGATATCCTTGCCGGTGGCGCACCAGATATCTTGTATACGATGACGAACAGGATAAAGATGATTCCGTATATTGAGGGCCCAACGACCAATGGTTGTATAGAAGCCATGAGGGGATGCGGTAGAGGGTGTGACTTTTGTGATCCTAACCTTAGGATGAAGAGAGACTTTCCAATTGAGCGATTGAAGAAGGAAGCCATGATAAATCTCAACTATGGAACGACAAGTGTATGGCTGCTCAGCGACGAAATACTGCTCTACGGATGCGATAACTCTGAGATGCGACCAAACAAAGACGCAGTAGTTGAATTGTTTAGGGAAATGAAATCACTTCCGAAGGTTGATTACGTTGGTGCTGTGCATCTTACTTTCTCGTCTGCGGTTGCAGAGCCCGATTGTGTGAGGGAGATGTCTAGGATCAATAATTTTGGACCAAACAGATGGAATGGGGTGCAGATCGGGCTTGAGACAGCATCTGCTAATGTTATAAGGAGGCATATGCCACTCAAAGTCAAACCATTCTCACCTGATGAATGGCCATGGGTTATACGCGAGGGCATGAGGTTGTTGAACGAAAATTATTACTTTGTAGCAAATACCATAGTAGTAGGTCTACCAGGAGAAAAAGATGAGGATGTTAAGGAAACTATCGAGTTGATCAAAAGTCTTGATGGTATGGCGTGTGTGGTAGCACCGCTGCTTTACACGGATTACCATAACCCAGTTAATACCATATCTGCAAAGAAGATGAGCAAGCTACAGTGGGAGCTTTATTACAGGTGTTGGTACCTTAATGCGAAGACAGTGTCACGGTGGATTTGGTACGGCACAAGTCACTTCAACCCTGTTATACGCATGGTAGCTACGGTCTTTACCAAACTTGGTGTCTGGTATGTGTTAAGAAGAATACGTGATGACGCAAAGAATGATGCCAAGGTTTACATAGACTAA
- a CDS encoding IS1595 family transposase, whose translation MRDANPIELAYSVTKSIAYFRHARWRGRRICPRCGYRLLYYLNERYGCKRCRYKFGEFTGTYLEELRITLNIISHLLYLFAVGVPAYRIRFYVPISLATIEHAYRVFREAIYDSSLDELKELKLSGKLEMDEALFGGHRKGKRGWGAEGKHTVSGIYQRNGKVVTFPVHDRKYDILVLLIEKHTSKGLLYYTDDHAAYASLKLRGTHKVIAHGMEEYVRNDAHINGIEGFWSYAKIWLYHYSGVPKQYFHLKEVEFRFNNHDKDLFYNLANLIVRLVEHV comes from the coding sequence ATGCGTGATGCTAACCCCATAGAACTAGCATATAGTGTGACAAAAAGTATAGCATATTTTCGTCACGCTAGATGGAGAGGGAGAAGGATATGTCCAAGATGTGGATACCGCTTGCTGTACTACCTTAATGAAAGGTATGGATGCAAGCGTTGCCGATACAAATTTGGAGAGTTTACTGGAACATATCTTGAAGAGTTAAGGATAACTCTAAACATAATATCACATCTGCTCTACCTCTTCGCTGTAGGAGTGCCAGCATACAGAATAAGGTTCTATGTTCCTATAAGTTTAGCAACTATAGAACATGCATACAGAGTATTCAGAGAAGCGATATACGATTCATCACTCGATGAATTGAAGGAGTTAAAACTATCTGGCAAGCTGGAAATGGATGAAGCGTTATTCGGAGGTCACAGGAAGGGAAAGCGTGGATGGGGAGCCGAAGGTAAGCATACGGTATCCGGCATCTATCAGAGAAACGGGAAGGTAGTGACGTTTCCAGTACACGATAGAAAATATGACATATTGGTGCTATTGATAGAGAAGCATACAAGCAAGGGCTTGCTGTACTATACGGATGATCATGCAGCATATGCATCTTTGAAGTTAAGAGGTACGCATAAGGTGATTGCTCATGGGATGGAGGAGTATGTTAGGAATGATGCTCATATCAATGGAATTGAAGGTTTCTGGAGCTATGCAAAGATCTGGCTCTATCATTATAGTGGTGTGCCAAAACAGTACTTTCATCTTAAGGAAGTAGAATTCAGATTTAACAATCATGATAAAGACCTATTCTATAACCTAGCAAATTTGATAGTAAGATTGGTTGAGCATGTTTAG